In a single window of the Necator americanus strain Aroian chromosome X, whole genome shotgun sequence genome:
- a CDS encoding hypothetical protein (NECATOR_CHRX.G24626.T1): protein MAHSVKTLQLLLEKFSLYKEECNPNGSDEEMFEAYLTSTNLIKSGMKTIDQSRNSLQSLIDKLQMEYNDSKTKGNKKDLEKEVEEIESETKFTDIMARANEVIFMLEARATEAASQANKFARKLGIKLHRNQRIVTHLEDANNRSPQTRGARAATDQSSD from the coding sequence ATGGCCCATAGCGTCAAAACTCTCCAGCTActtctggagaaattttcactctACAAAGAAGAGTGTAACCCAAATGGGTCAGATGAGGAAATGTTTGAGGCATATTTGACCTCAACCAACCTTATAAAAAGTGGTATGAAAACTATCGATCAAAGCAGAAACTCTTTGCAGTCACTGATAGACAAACTGCAGATGGAATACAATGATTCCAAAACAAAAGGCAACAAGAAGGACCTCGAAAAAGAAGtcgaagaaattgaaagtgaaacaaaattcactgATATCATGGCAAGAGCAAATGAAGTGATATTCATGCTAGAAGCAAGAGCCACAGAAGCAGCAAGTCAAGCTAATAAATTTGCAAGGAAGTTGGGAATAAAATTACATAGAAACCAACGAATAGTAACGCATCTTGAAGATGCAAATAATCGATCACCACAAACGAGAGGTGCCAGAGCGGCAACAGATCAAAGTAGTGACTAG
- a CDS encoding hypothetical protein (NECATOR_CHRX.G24626.T2) yields the protein MSLVFHRKPMAHSVKTLQLLLEKFSLYKEECNPNGSDEEMFEAYLTSTNLIKSGMKTIDQSRNSLQSLIDKLQMEYNDSKTKGNKKDLEKEVEEIESETKFTDIMARANEVIFMLEARATEAASQANKFARKLGIKLHRNQRIVTHLEDANNRSPQTRGARAATDQSSD from the coding sequence ATGTCTTTGGTTTTCCATAGAAAACCTATGGCCCATAGCGTCAAAACTCTCCAGCTActtctggagaaattttcactctACAAAGAAGAGTGTAACCCAAATGGGTCAGATGAGGAAATGTTTGAGGCATATTTGACCTCAACCAACCTTATAAAAAGTGGTATGAAAACTATCGATCAAAGCAGAAACTCTTTGCAGTCACTGATAGACAAACTGCAGATGGAATACAATGATTCCAAAACAAAAGGCAACAAGAAGGACCTCGAAAAAGAAGtcgaagaaattgaaagtgaaacaaaattcactgATATCATGGCAAGAGCAAATGAAGTGATATTCATGCTAGAAGCAAGAGCCACAGAAGCAGCAAGTCAAGCTAATAAATTTGCAAGGAAGTTGGGAATAAAATTACATAGAAACCAACGAATAGTAACGCATCTTGAAGATGCAAATAATCGATCACCACAAACGAGAGGTGCCAGAGCGGCAACAGATCAAAGTAGTGACTAG